The genomic stretch GATCAAACCAATCATGAACATCAAGGCTTTGTAAAACAATAAAATTCTGAAAAAATGGAAATAAACGAATGAAAAATATGTTTACTTTTGCCTTCGTATAGCAACCCAAATGCATTTATGAAGGTTCAAATAGAAGAAAGTTGGCAACAACGCTTACAGGATGAATTTGACAAACCCTATTTCGAGAAATTAGTGGCGTTTGTCAAGAGTGAATACAAGAAAGCTCATGTACTTCCTCCGGGACACCAGATATTTCATGTATTCAACGCCTGCCCTTTTGAAAAAGTAAAAATTGTCATCTTGGGACAAGATCCCTATCCTAATCCGGGCCAATATTACGGGGTATGTTTTTCCGTACCGGATGGGGTAGCCATTCCCGGCTCTCTGGCAAATATTTTTAAAGAAATACACATGGACCTGGGGACCCCCATCCCGACTTCCGGGAATCTGGACCATTGGGTAGCCCAGGGGGTATTCCCCATGAACTCGGTACTCACGGTTCGGGCGCACGAAACGGGATCTCACAGAGACAAAGGCTGGGAAATTTTTACCGATGCCGTTATCAAAAAATTAAGTGATGAACGGGAGAACTTGGTTTTTATGTTATGGGGAAGTTATGCCAAAGAAAAAATGTCACTTATTGATACTCGCAAACATCTTGTGTTAACCACCGTACACCCCTCTCCCCGTTCTGCCGAGTATGGTTTCTTCGGTTGTAAACATTTCAGTAAAGCCAATGCCTTTCTACGAAGTAAGGGTATTCAAGAAATCAACTGGTAAACATGAAATTAAAAAAAGCAGCATCTTGCAAGGATACTGCTTTTTTAATTAATTCTCTTTCAGGATACTGTAATAATAGAAGTCTATCACCTTCCCATTTTTCACGGCCGCCTTGTGCAACACCGCCTCCAACTGATACCCTGCTTTCTCCAATACACGCATTGATCCCGGATTGTAATCAAAAACCAAAGCGTAAAGTTTTTGGTAGCCGAACGTTTCAAACGCATATCGCGTGACGGCAGCCACGACTCTAGGCATGATTCCTCTTCCCCAGTAAGATTCTCCCAGCCAATAACCGATTTCGGCAGTTACCCGTTCAATGTCTCCTTCTGAACCAAACCCGATACTTCCTACTGCTTTCCCATCCACCTCAATCGCAAATCGCATCGGGGGAGCAGGCATGGCGTGAACCATACTGATATAATCAAAAGCATCTTGTTTCGTGTATGGATGCGGAAAGTGATCCATAACATTATTCCAAATTTTCTCATTATTGGCATTTTCAGCTAAAGAATCACAATCCGAAAAACGCCATTCACGCACCACGAATCCCTCTCCTTCAATCCTAACTCTGTGCTTTTTTTCCCGTAACATTAAGAACTCATTTCCCTGATTCACCGATCGGGGCAAATCGCTTACACCTGTTTTCATAATTGCTAGATTCCTTGGAATCTCTCCTTGTTCATTTTTTGTTTTTGTATATTAAAACTACGCAAACATACGTAGTTTAATAATATCTTGTTCCGTCCCCCTCAAATAAATTTTTCAACCGTCAATCTCCCTGTAAGAGGTAAAGATGAGACAAAAAATAAGGGAGTCATATCCGTTTTGGATACAACTCCCTCTCCCATTAATCATATGTATCAATCTAAAACCAAATTCCCCTGAGGATCAATTTCTACACTTATATCCATCGAATGTTCTTTCTGCAAAACAAAATGGTAAACATCACTACCGGAAGCGTATTCTATGTATTGCACGCTGGCAATGGAAAAACTATTATACGCCTCGCCCTTCAACACGTCAAGCACCACCTGGGGCACATCGGTCTTCAACACCGGCCAAGAAGTCTTCATCCAACCGTTATTCCGGTCAAACAAAATTTCTTTCACCAAACTATCATCCAAAATTCCGACTTCCAACATACCATCCTGCCAACGGTCAACCGTAACAACCAAAGCCTTCGGGTACTGCTGGGTAATGAAACTACTCACCGCCGTCGGTAAAGTAGAAGCCTCTTCATTTACCTCCTTCACCAGCTCTCCCTTCTCATTGAAATAAATCAACATTTCCTCATTTCCCTTCTCTATCTCTAAGCGGTAAACCGTGGGCATATTCAGACGTTCCAGCATATCGACATCTTCCACTTGCCAAGCACTATATATGCTTTCGTTAAACCCCGTCTTCACCTCTGCCGGAAGATTGGCAAACAGAACGTCCGTCTCCGTCATCATCCATTGGCCGGATGCATCAAACCAAGCATCCATTTCCTGCCCGTTCTGATGAAATTCCGCCTTTTCATACACTCCTTTTTTCTCCCAACTCACGGCCACGGCATTCGGGAACTTCGCCTCAAAAGCGGCCACGACACTCTTTCCGGGGGTATACCCCTTATCATCATCGTCGTCATCATCATGACAAGCGGCAAAAACAAATAATGATGCCATCCATAACGTTACCATTAAAATCCTTCCTCTCATAATCTTTTTCAAATTTATCTGTTTAACAATCTTGTTTTCTGATACTCATTCTAACGAGAAAAAGAAAAGAAAGTTTCCGATGAAAAACTTCTCCGCAAAAGAATAACCAGCTCATAGAATACGTACTTTTGCACCGGATAAAGAAAAGTCATGAATACAAGTCACGTAATTATCACTCCGGAGAATATGACCAAGGACCGCAAGATCTCCATTTGTGTCTTCTTGTCCGGTTTCTCCTGTTTTGCCCAGTTATACTATTTCCAACCTCTCCTGCCAGATCTGGCTCAAGAGTTTGGATTATCAGCCAGCCACAGTAGTCTGGCCATATCATTCTCCACGCTCGGAATGGTAGTAGGACTGTTCACGGCAATGTTCGTGGCAGACTCGATTCCAAGGAAAAAACTGATTAGCGCGGCGCTATTATCGTCAGCCGTCTTTTCGGTAATCTGCTCTTATTCGCCCTCTTTCTTCTTGTTGGTAGCATTAAGCGCCCTGAAAGGATTCCTGCTATCAGGAGCCACTTCCGTATCTCTGGCTTATATATCTGAAGAAGTTCAACCCCGGAATAAAGGAAAAATCACCGGACTCTACATTGCCGGAAACGCCTTGGGAGGAATGGGTGGACGAGTAATTTCTTCCTATCTCAGCAGTGAATTCTTGTGGCGCATCGCCTCCGTCTCAATCGGTGTATTATGTGCCATATTTGCCATATCATTCCTGATATTCAGTCCCCGTTCAGTTAATTTCAAACCCAAGCGGGAAAGTTTCAAATCATTGATCGTTTCCAACCTTCACTTGATCGTCTCCGTGAAATTGATCCCCTTCTATCTGATCGGTTCCCTCATGTTAGGGATATTCGTGAGCTTGTACAATTACCTCGGCTTTTATCTGGTAAAAGAACCGTTTAACTTCTCCCCGTACCTAATTCACTATATCTATTTCATGTACCTGTTCGGGGTATTCGGCTCGATCGCCACGGCAAAATTGACAGCATTGTACAACCATTTCAAAATACTGAAAACAATCATCGCACTTTCCGTGGCAGGATTGCTCTTGCTATACATTAACAACTTCTGGATCGTCACGCTTGGACTGGCCATTTTCACGTTTAATTTCTTCGTGGTACACGTGATCTGTAACCGAATCGTCAGCGACTACAACCTCCAAAAACGCTCGGTCACCATCTCCATCTACCTCCTGTTCTATTACATGGGGTCCAGTGTATGGGGATCAGCCACCGGAGTCGTTCTCGACCATTTCGGTTGGCAGTGGTTTATCGCCGGACTGATTCTACTCACGTTCATCCTGTACGCCATCGCTTATAAAGGCTCGAAATTGATAGAAAACGAGCAAAAGTAACCATCCGTTCCCGCCCGTACAAACCGCAGAGAGAAACTAGGTTCTATCCTAGTGAAATCGATCATCAGGTAAAGTTTCTACCGAATAGAGCTATATTCACGTGATCAAGTTATTATTATACACCTATCCGAACGTTAACATATCCTACAATTCTACAATATTTTATTATTACAATAGGAGCGGAATAGGGGAGGAATGGGAGCGGAATGGGAGCGGCTAACAATATGATAAGAATTTGATGATTATTTAATAACCATATTTTAAATTATTTTAGATTTAACAAGCCTAGAATATTCCTTCAACCACGGGTATGCAGCTTTCATACTCCCAAAATCCCAAGGGTACACACGGAGACGCCCCAAATAAAAAAAGACTGAATAACTTTTATAGCTAAACAGTCTTTTTTGGCAAAATTCTTTCAATGGCTTACGTTGAAAAGAAAAAAATCATATTATTATTAACATTACAAAGATCAACAATTCCACCCTTTCCCGCAATCCCTTATAATAGGGATATTTCAATCAAAACATCACTCCACCTCATTAATATCGATGAGATTGTTCAAAATAGCGTACACCGTAAGCCCGGAAACAGACTTAATCCCGGTTTTTCGAATAATATTTTTCCGGTGAGTAATCACGGTATGTACCGATATATGGTGCAAATCCGCAATCTCCTTGTTAATCTTCCCCTTTGCCAGGGAAATCAAAATCTCTTTCTCCCGTTCGGAGAGTTCATTCTTATCAAGCAAATCAGCCGGAGTACTCAACGCATCGATTGAATGTAGTAACTTCTGTGCAATCTTATCACCATCATCGGCAATATCAATTGTCGTGTGATATTGTTTCAGAATGTCAGGATCGATATACTGATAAACTAACGCCACGAAAGCCGTGTCCTTCACCCCTTCAAACAACTCTTCCAGATGTTGCCGTTTCTTCAATTCCACGGCCGAAGGGTTAATAACTATAATATCCGGATTCAAATGATTAATTCTTTCCAGACAATGAAAACAATCGGCAACAACCGCTACCACCTCAAACTCATTCCTCGTTTCGATCAACTTCTTCAGCCCGGTTGAAATAATCATGGACGGCTCAATAATAACAATCCTATAACTTTTATTATTGTTTTGCATACCGTTGCTCTAATTTCATTACTAAAGGAACAAGTATTTTATCCTCGATTAAAGAATGTTTGCTCAAATCCTCTTCCAAGGCAAAGATTCCGAATAACACCCGGATACGCATATCCGACAACGTGTCTCCCGGTAAATATTTCATGATGATATTCTTCAAATCATTCAATTTATCATCAATATTACTATGATTCTCCCTGAACACCCCGATCTCGTAATCTTCCGGACGAGCCCCTTTCACCATATTCGAGATATAAGGGAAGACCGTCACTTCCTCGTAATCAAAATGACGAATCACCTCATTCTTGTATTCATTGAAAAAAAGATTCAATATTTGCTGATGTTGCTGTTCGCACCCTTCAGAAATCTCTTTTAACTGCTCCTGAATAGAAAGCATCCGGTTTTCCAAGTAATAAGAATGAGAATTTTTCAAGTAAGCAATCAACTGGTCCACGTTCGCACCTATTCCCTCGATCTCTTTCTCCGTCGGCAGGTATTGCTCGTTGCTATACACGTTACAAATCATCAGGAATAACGTACACGAAACATGATTCGCCTCGCAACATTCCCGGACTGTTTTATCCCCGAATCCCAGATTTATTCCAAACCGATGTAACAGTAACAACAGTGAATAATCAGCATGAATGACGTCCGCCAGTTTCATATCTGCGGAAAATAGATGTGAATTCATATCCTTATTTTTACCGCAAATATTGAAAATAATTGACTCAACACCAAGTTTATTCATTAGTTTATAGAATTATTTATGATATTTCAAGTTTTCAAAATTACAAATACATCATGAAAACCCACATCCTCAAAATCGGGTAAAAACACGCTGTCCACTCCCCAATTATAGGGAGTGGACAGCGCGTTAAATTTTACTTTTCAACTATACCAAATACCGATTATTTGTCTCTCCTGCCTGTATCGGGTAAACCAACACGAAACTATTGGATTGGAAATACTTGTTCAAATAATTGGGAATCCTACTCATATTTGCATGATAAGACAGCCGTTCCCGACGACTCATCACCACCCACAAAGTATCGTCACTCTTTATTTCCCGGGACATAATCAAGAAATCATCCCAATCATCAAAGGACGAAAATTCTGCCTCGATCGGCCTTTTTTTATATATCTCCTTCAAGTACATTGTCGTGTCTTCTGATGCATAGAACACAGCCTTCGCACCCGAATTGTGGATAATATTCCATACTTTATTCACCCACATCGGGAAACCGACCTCTTTTTCCGCCCGGGCCGGCACCACCACCAGATGACGTTTCACCGTGGCAATAGGTTGTATGGGGCGATAAATTAACGTGGTCACGTTACTCTGTCCCAAAATCGCCTCGGTCATATTCCCCAAAAAGGAGGACACGACGCCTTTTCCCTGATGTAATCCCAAAACCAAATCCGTAATACCCTGTTCTTTAATTACGCTGATAATGGCATTCGCCACGTTCAGATCGTACCGCAACAAATCCTGTAACACGTTATCCGTGGCCGAAGCCGTCGTAACCGCCATATTCAGCACCTTTTTGGATTGTTTGAAGGCCTTATCGTCCGATGCCTGATTGTTGATCACGTTCAAGGCAAAAAGCCCGTTCTTATTCTTCTTCGACTTGATCGCCGTACTCAAATTCACCAGCTCGGTCACGTTCTTCTCGTAGGACACCGGTATCAGGATGCGTTCCTGATGTTCCCCCGTTCCCTCTTTCTCTTCCGACACGTCATTCATAGCGATATTATGCGCCCCTTTCTGCGCCGAGAAAGATGCCATCGTGCAAGTGACCAGAATCATCAAAATCGTACCATTCAACACGCTCTCGTTCAACAGACGAATCGGCTCTCCCGCCGGAGTCTCTCCCAATATCACGTTATACCCCACCATCACGGCAGCCAAAGTCGCCGCAGCCTGTGCATTACTCAATCCGAAAATCACCCGCCGCTGGTCCACCGACATCCGGAACGTCTTCTGCGTGAGCCAAGCCGCCCCGAATTTAGCCACGGTGGCCACCACGATCATCACCGCCCCTACTTTAATCGTGTCCCAGTTGGTAAAGAAAGCCCGGTAGTCGATCAACATTCCCACCCCTATCAAGAAGAAAGGAATAAAGATCGCGTTCCCCACGAACTCCACCCGGTTCATCAAAGGAGAGGTCGAAGGAATCAGACGGTTCAACGCCATCCCCGCAAGAAAAGCCCCGATAATAGACTCCAGTCCGGCCAATTCCGCCAAGTAAGCCCCCAAGAAAACCATGACCAGCACGAATATATATTGCGACACGTTATCCTCACACCGTTTGAAAAACCAACGTCCCACGATCGGGAACACGATC from Butyricimonas virosa encodes the following:
- a CDS encoding hemerythrin domain-containing protein, with protein sequence MNSHLFSADMKLADVIHADYSLLLLLHRFGINLGFGDKTVRECCEANHVSCTLFLMICNVYSNEQYLPTEKEIEGIGANVDQLIAYLKNSHSYYLENRMLSIQEQLKEISEGCEQQHQQILNLFFNEYKNEVIRHFDYEEVTVFPYISNMVKGARPEDYEIGVFRENHSNIDDKLNDLKNIIMKYLPGDTLSDMRIRVLFGIFALEEDLSKHSLIEDKILVPLVMKLEQRYAKQ
- the ung gene encoding uracil-DNA glycosylase; the encoded protein is MKVQIEESWQQRLQDEFDKPYFEKLVAFVKSEYKKAHVLPPGHQIFHVFNACPFEKVKIVILGQDPYPNPGQYYGVCFSVPDGVAIPGSLANIFKEIHMDLGTPIPTSGNLDHWVAQGVFPMNSVLTVRAHETGSHRDKGWEIFTDAVIKKLSDERENLVFMLWGSYAKEKMSLIDTRKHLVLTTVHPSPRSAEYGFFGCKHFSKANAFLRSKGIQEINW
- a CDS encoding cation:proton antiporter, which produces MLQMTQAAITLPLTDPVLKFLLILVIILAAPLLLNKLRIPHLLGLIIAGAIIGPNGFNLVLRDSSIILSGTAGLLYIMFLAGLEIDLGDFKKNKWKSLTFGMYTFLVPMALGTLVGLYVLNFSMLTSILLASMFASHTLIAYPIISKLGITKDKAVGITVGGTMITDTLALLVLTVIVEMAVGDVDDWFWYRLGAAIILFFAFVMIVFPIVGRWFFKRCEDNVSQYIFVLVMVFLGAYLAELAGLESIIGAFLAGMALNRLIPSTSPLMNRVEFVGNAIFIPFFLIGVGMLIDYRAFFTNWDTIKVGAVMIVVATVAKFGAAWLTQKTFRMSVDQRRVIFGLSNAQAAATLAAVMVGYNVILGETPAGEPIRLLNESVLNGTILMILVTCTMASFSAQKGAHNIAMNDVSEEKEGTGEHQERILIPVSYEKNVTELVNLSTAIKSKKNKNGLFALNVINNQASDDKAFKQSKKVLNMAVTTASATDNVLQDLLRYDLNVANAIISVIKEQGITDLVLGLHQGKGVVSSFLGNMTEAILGQSNVTTLIYRPIQPIATVKRHLVVVPARAEKEVGFPMWVNKVWNIIHNSGAKAVFYASEDTTMYLKEIYKKRPIEAEFSSFDDWDDFLIMSREIKSDDTLWVVMSRRERLSYHANMSRIPNYLNKYFQSNSFVLVYPIQAGETNNRYLV
- a CDS encoding GNAT family N-acetyltransferase; its protein translation is MKTGVSDLPRSVNQGNEFLMLREKKHRVRIEGEGFVVREWRFSDCDSLAENANNEKIWNNVMDHFPHPYTKQDAFDYISMVHAMPAPPMRFAIEVDGKAVGSIGFGSEGDIERVTAEIGYWLGESYWGRGIMPRVVAAVTRYAFETFGYQKLYALVFDYNPGSMRVLEKAGYQLEAVLHKAAVKNGKVIDFYYYSILKEN
- a CDS encoding PepSY-like domain-containing protein: MRGRILMVTLWMASLFVFAACHDDDDDDDKGYTPGKSVVAAFEAKFPNAVAVSWEKKGVYEKAEFHQNGQEMDAWFDASGQWMMTETDVLFANLPAEVKTGFNESIYSAWQVEDVDMLERLNMPTVYRLEIEKGNEEMLIYFNEKGELVKEVNEEASTLPTAVSSFITQQYPKALVVTVDRWQDGMLEVGILDDSLVKEILFDRNNGWMKTSWPVLKTDVPQVVLDVLKGEAYNSFSIASVQYIEYASGSDVYHFVLQKEHSMDISVEIDPQGNLVLD
- a CDS encoding response regulator transcription factor is translated as MQNNNKSYRIVIIEPSMIISTGLKKLIETRNEFEVVAVVADCFHCLERINHLNPDIIVINPSAVELKKRQHLEELFEGVKDTAFVALVYQYIDPDILKQYHTTIDIADDGDKIAQKLLHSIDALSTPADLLDKNELSEREKEILISLAKGKINKEIADLHHISVHTVITHRKNIIRKTGIKSVSGLTVYAILNNLIDINEVE
- a CDS encoding MFS transporter, which produces MNTSHVIITPENMTKDRKISICVFLSGFSCFAQLYYFQPLLPDLAQEFGLSASHSSLAISFSTLGMVVGLFTAMFVADSIPRKKLISAALLSSAVFSVICSYSPSFFLLVALSALKGFLLSGATSVSLAYISEEVQPRNKGKITGLYIAGNALGGMGGRVISSYLSSEFLWRIASVSIGVLCAIFAISFLIFSPRSVNFKPKRESFKSLIVSNLHLIVSVKLIPFYLIGSLMLGIFVSLYNYLGFYLVKEPFNFSPYLIHYIYFMYLFGVFGSIATAKLTALYNHFKILKTIIALSVAGLLLLYINNFWIVTLGLAIFTFNFFVVHVICNRIVSDYNLQKRSVTISIYLLFYYMGSSVWGSATGVVLDHFGWQWFIAGLILLTFILYAIAYKGSKLIENEQK